The following DNA comes from Triticum aestivum cultivar Chinese Spring chromosome 3D, IWGSC CS RefSeq v2.1, whole genome shotgun sequence.
CGCGCGCGCGACCTCCAGCCCGGCCCGGAAGTCCGCGTCCACAATGTACCTCGCCGCCTTCCCCGCGGCCGGCACGACCACGTCGATGTACTCGTACGTCCCGGCCGTCAGGTTGCCGCACGTCTCCCAGCGCGACCTGCACACGCCGGCGTCGTACCCGGCGGCACGCAGCCGCCGCATCACCGCGCGCCGGAACGCCGCGCCGTGGCCCCGCAGCGGCGCCTCCGCGTCCAGCGCCGCGGACACGGCGGCCGCCAGCCTGATCCGGAAGGGGTCCTCCGCGGCCGGCGGGTCGAGCAGCTCCCGCACGgacgccgcggccgcctccgcggcGCCGTCCGCGTCGTCGGAGTCGTACCCGTCACGCCCTTTCGGGGCCGGCCCGGCCGCGTCGTCGCCGTTGCCGCCGGCGGCGTCCGTCTCGAGGAAGGCCTGGACGAGGTCGGAGAGGCAGGCGGAGGCGTCGTGGTCGCTGCCGCTGCTGgtgccgccgcccccgtccccgcggAGGCGCGCGCGCACGGCGTCGTCGAGGCGGATGTACACGGCCATGCCTGTCCTCTGTCGCCGCCGGCGAGCGAGAGCGCGCTCTCGGCTTTGTGTGTGCGCGGCGAGTTGTGGTTGGAACTTGGAGGTTGCGGTGTGCGGTGCCGGGAGGACAGAGGTTGACACTCGCGGGCCACGGCTTTATAGGGCGGTTGGCCGAAGGGTTTATTCGGCGGATTAATCTTGGCGTGCTTGCGTTAGTAGGTGACGCGCGGATTGATTACCATTGTTGTCTTCTGGACGCCGCGGGCTGTGAGAGAATTGAGCCCTGGAATATGCTCCTCCGGTCCGGTCCGGTGCTACGAGGTTGTGGGGGCAGGGCAGGTTTAGGTGCCCAAAATAGTCACGTCCAAAGCTAAGCTAGTTTAATGGTGCCACGTCTGATTGTGAGTCCATTGACTGATGGCTGACAATGTTGAAGAGAAACGTTTACTGGTAGCTCGTTTTTTTCTTGCAGCCCCAACCGTGGTTCGACAGCTTGCCCGCCGCCACAGTATGTCAAAGCCGTGGCCCTGAACACGTGGATCCGATGGTGCCAATGAACACGACGTCTACGTTTTCGTTTACTTCACCGTTGAAAAGAATGGTACTACAAAGATGATAACGATCGAGGAAACGCTGGCCGTGATAGCAGTGGCGGTAATTTGCATCGGATTATCAGTAGTACCGCGTCTCTTCTAGAAGAACGTATATAAGTTTTTTAGGTGACCCTCCTTGACCAAGAGCGGGTTCACGGGTTGGTACCAGCATATTCGATTACGATTAGGCGGAACGTCTTCTGGTTGAAACTTTCACGAGTGCCCTGTGGCCCGGCGCCCGTCCTCGAAAGAATTGGAGTTGGGGCGGGGCATCAACGTAGCAGGCAGCAGGATATACCCGAGGCGAGGGGCGGGGCCATCCGGCCATGGCGCCCCCGTTCCTGTTCCGCTTCCGGATATGGATATGCCGCGGCATCTCTCTCTCTCCGCACTGTCGCCGGGTCCGCACGGCCCTACGGCGCGGGAGGACGGGCGTCCGCGTTTCATTGGGCCAGGTCAGCACGTGCGGCTGTGCGCCAGGTGCGTGGCCCCGGGGCGACGGCTTTGGCCCTTGGCGGTGGCGTGGGGACGTGCCGGCGTGTGTGCGCGGCCGCGGGGCGTCGTCGTTGGCCGTGGGACGGGACGGAAAGGGACGCCCCTCGATCCATCATCTCTCCGCGTCGAGTCGAGTCGAGTCGAGTCTTCCCGGCCCGGTCCCGCCACTGTAGCTGTACTTACTATACGTCTTATCTTACTTCCCTGCGAGGTAAGGTACGTGCGAGACATGTGCACATGCATGCTTTGCAGTGTTTCTTGCGGGCCGGGTTGGGATCACGTACTACTCCTTCGGAGCAAAGGTCTGACTTTGTATATGCTCAAGCTCAACTGGTTAGATCAACTGGGCGACGAGGCTCGGAGAAGCCGAAGAGCACATGTCCGGCTCGCCAGCTTTTCTCCCTCTCTTTGAAATAGTGACGGACGACTTGGCGTTGGCGGGCGGCAGCTTCTGGGACGGGCTCAGAAGCCAGGGCAACCAAGCATGCAAAACGGTTCTTTTTCTTTTACGTCGACAGCAAGGGGCGCACGGGCGAAGGACTCTGGCGGACGCGTACGTCAAGAGGCGCgaatgacacacacacacacgtcccACCGCAGGCATCGATCATCGGTGGTAGCAGCGGGGCGGCCCGTGCGAGGACGCCCGGCGCACGACGAGAACCGGTGGAGCACGTAGCCAGGGAGCGGAGAGCGGCGTCGGTGGCCCATGCGGACGGCGAATGATTACTACTACCAGTTGCCGTCGTAGGATCTgttggaaaaaaaagaaaaggttgCGTCGTACGACAACGAGCAGGACCCGATACATCGACCCGCCGTTCCAGCTACGTGCTCGGCCACCGGTTTGCTAGCTGCCGCCGTGGTTTGCCTCCCGAACCAACCCCGGCTCCCAAAGGCCAGTGGCGTAGCCAGCCCGATTTGTCAGGGTGGTCCGGTAATAGAAATATTTACACAAGTTTTGTTTTATTTTAAACGAAATGTTTTTTACTACACTATACATAAGCTATGGGGgaattccagggtggtccatggaccaccctggccaccccctaGCTACGCCACTGCCAAAGGCCACCGGACAGGAGagccaaatggaacgcgcttcttGGTAACCTGGTAGGAGTACCCGTTTCCACTAGTTTTAATCCCCATTTTCCAtacatggtactccctccgtttcaaaataagtgaTTCAACTTTATACTAATATaaacttgagtcacttattttgaaacggaggggaTACTATTTTCTAAAAAGGTAACTTTTTAAAAAAATCGTAAAAAGGTAACCTGCTACTAGTATTATCAATCATCAAACTACCAAGATGCTACAGTGTGTTATTTTGCAAAAGGTTTTACGGATATTCATTTCTGAGTCCAGTCTCATCTACACCCGgttaaaaaaaaccaaaaaaatcaatttttttttgctGGTAGATAAATTGATGTGTGATGTGCGCTCCAAAATTGAGATCATTTGGACTCATGAGTAACTctcaacaaaaaagacaaattgggtcaGAACAATAATTTTTTTTACAGACCTTAAATTTGTCTTTTTTcccgagagctactcagatgtccaaatggtCTGAAATTTGGAGCGCACCTTACACACCAAATGATCTACCATACAAAAAAATgaagttttttgattttttttctaatatTAGTTTTGAATTTTTTCTTGCATGCGGGTGCAGATGAGTCTGGGCACCGAATCGCTACTCCCGAGGTTCTAGCTTTACACTACTTCATACTCTCTCCGTCCAAAaaagacaagctttttcggacggagagaGTACCTCGTAATCCCTAGAAATGTTTCTTGTATGGGTTGTCTAATTCTTAGGATTGAATTGTAAAAGAAATGTTCTAAAATATGTTAGTGTGTTTCTTCACATGTTAGTGTGTTTCTTCACTCATTTCAGTctatattaaaatattcaaaatatcttatatttgtgaacggatggagtattcgTGTTGCATTTCATTTTCAAAGAAATGCTAGCATATCTTGGAAAAAATTCTTAATTTTCCCATGGGGCAATGAAACAAATCAAGAGCCTGCAAGAATCTAATCGACATAACATTTCAATCATatgttttcctattttttcttCCTTTTGTTACTATGGTTTGGAGTCCTGCAATGCAAAACAAAGAGGCTCTAACCACCATTCTCTTTAAAACTAGGGCCTGTTTGGTTGGCGATTAAATTGTCATAGTCTGTCATGCTTATGAGCTCAATTTCTTAGCAACACTTTAGCTTGCATAAGGGAATCTTGATATGTGAGGCTTACTTCTCACAAAAATGATCTGGTAAATGCAATTCTACCATACACGGAATATCccatgcactacaggaatcagctactttgccgtctgccacggcggacgacaaaggcaaggatggcggacggcaaaagaGTAGGTTGATGGCAAAGACCGTTCTTTGCCATCGGCCAGTTCATTGCCGTCCGTTTtctgtaagcggacggcaaagaccttctttgccgtcagccagcggacggcaaagacttggCTGACGGAAAattagctaattccagtagtgatgcATGGATCCCCTTCCATGGTT
Coding sequences within:
- the LOC123075219 gene encoding uncharacterized protein, which gives rise to MAVYIRLDDAVRARLRGDGGGGTSSGSDHDASACLSDLVQAFLETDAAGGNGDDAAGPAPKGRDGYDSDDADGAAEAAAASVRELLDPPAAEDPFRIRLAAAVSAALDAEAPLRGHGAAFRRAVMRRLRAAGYDAGVCRSRWETCGNLTAGTYEYIDVVVPAAGKAARYIVDADFRAGLEVARATAEYAVVVAAVPAKAVVAREEAVGRAVRVAADAARRSLRAHGLHVPPWRKSRYMLAKWLGPYKRSPSSTSSTASGAMPAPGATGMDVIKCRAVGFFPSQTAAPAARIK